In Bacteroidota bacterium, the following are encoded in one genomic region:
- a CDS encoding geranylgeranylglyceryl/heptaprenylglyceryl phosphate synthase has translation VEYISNSKPIPADKYDIVVATAIAGEMLGLKLIYLEAGSGAHNRINDRMISEVRKNISIPLVVGGGISSIEDLESVYRAGADIAVVGSAVEKNISILDDFMLVTKNFKV, from the coding sequence GTTGAATATATAAGCAATTCCAAGCCTATTCCTGCCGATAAATACGATATTGTTGTGGCAACAGCTATTGCCGGAGAAATGCTGGGATTGAAACTTATTTATCTTGAAGCCGGCAGTGGTGCACACAACAGAATAAATGACCGGATGATCTCGGAGGTAAGGAAGAATATCTCCATTCCACTTGTGGTGGGAGGAGGGATATCCTCTATAGAAGATCTGGAATCTGTTTACCGGGCGGGTGCCGATATTGCAGTTGTGGGAAGTGCAGTAGAGAAAAATATTTCAATTCTTGATGATTTTATGTTGG